In one Nocardioides sp. NBC_00368 genomic region, the following are encoded:
- a CDS encoding TetR/AcrR family transcriptional regulator, which translates to MSTAEEPRWRRLGPDQRREEILASAKNLFAERPYGEVSTAEIARAAGVARGLLNHYFGTKRELYLEVVREAATVPAIAVTQLPDGTLEERIDAAVTWFLDSLAEQGASWISATGAMGVGRDPELEKILLKAENDSVDRVLEAVGLADDTRHRSELRAMVRAYGQLARSAGRDWLLKGVLTRAQAHSLLRHCLLTIVKDVLPDAIG; encoded by the coding sequence ATGAGCACCGCCGAAGAGCCCAGGTGGAGACGCCTCGGTCCGGACCAGCGACGCGAAGAGATCCTTGCGTCCGCCAAGAATCTCTTCGCCGAGCGACCCTACGGCGAGGTGTCCACGGCCGAGATCGCGCGAGCGGCAGGGGTCGCCCGCGGGCTGCTCAACCACTACTTCGGCACGAAACGCGAGCTCTACCTCGAGGTCGTACGCGAGGCCGCCACCGTTCCCGCGATCGCCGTCACCCAGCTGCCCGATGGCACCCTCGAAGAGCGCATCGACGCCGCGGTCACGTGGTTCCTCGACTCACTCGCCGAGCAAGGGGCGAGTTGGATCAGCGCGACCGGGGCGATGGGCGTCGGCAGGGATCCCGAGCTGGAGAAGATCCTGCTCAAGGCCGAGAACGACTCGGTCGACCGCGTGCTCGAGGCGGTCGGCCTGGCTGATGACACTCGTCACCGGTCCGAGCTGCGGGCGATGGTCAGGGCCTACGGCCAGCTCGCCAGGTCCGCCGGACGCGACTGGTTGCTGAAGGGTGTTCTCACCCGCGCCCAGGCGCACAGCCTGCTGCGTCACTGCCTACTGACGATCGTGAAGGACGTCCTTCCTGACGCCATAGGGTGA
- a CDS encoding ATP-binding cassette domain-containing protein, which yields MSEDAVEEETTTLRATGVRARQGARDLLPTTSLTLREGEVVVAVGPPGGGHTSLALALAGRLRLDAGRVEMDGDASPRVLQGAVALVDVPGVSEPDEMVPFRTILGEELAMAKHRPSAAAIDRWLGEYDLATDITTEAVPPRPRLEILGRMASLRPGTRFLVLTYPERLGLPVGDWLDIAYDIAGAGQRPGVLVTASRAAVIPSGVRTFTIGPTEEA from the coding sequence ATGAGCGAAGACGCGGTCGAAGAGGAGACCACGACGCTGCGGGCCACCGGCGTACGTGCTCGGCAGGGGGCCCGGGATCTGCTTCCGACCACGTCGTTGACGCTGCGCGAGGGAGAGGTCGTGGTGGCTGTCGGCCCGCCGGGAGGTGGCCACACGTCGCTGGCACTGGCGCTGGCCGGGCGGCTGCGGCTCGATGCGGGCAGGGTCGAGATGGACGGCGACGCCTCGCCTCGGGTCCTGCAGGGCGCGGTGGCGCTCGTCGACGTGCCGGGTGTCTCCGAGCCGGACGAGATGGTGCCGTTCCGTACGATCCTCGGCGAGGAGCTCGCGATGGCGAAGCACAGGCCGAGCGCCGCGGCGATCGACCGATGGCTGGGGGAGTACGACCTCGCGACCGACATCACCACGGAGGCCGTCCCGCCGAGACCACGGCTGGAGATCCTCGGGCGGATGGCGTCGCTGCGGCCCGGCACCCGCTTCCTCGTCCTCACCTACCCCGAGCGGCTCGGCCTGCCCGTCGGGGACTGGCTCGACATCGCCTACGACATCGCCGGGGCCGGGCAGCGGCCCGGCGTCCTGGTCACCGCCAGTCGCGCGGCGGTGATCCCGAGCGGAGTGCGTACGTTCACCATCGGCCCGACGGAGGAAGCATGA
- a CDS encoding YhgE/Pip domain-containing protein: protein MNSLRIALTELRRITAGRLAKLVIVALVVVPTLYAGLYLYANHDPYAHFDELPAALIVEDTGATTTDGTEIEAGRDVADKLLKSGDFDWSETSAAEAEADIREGDYYFALRIPEGFSRTLTGAERLDPKQAQIQVITNDANSYLSTTIATNVTDKVRDAIASEVSEQAAANFLLGISDLRSGLVKAADGAAKLEKGAVSLRDGAGKLATGAGELEDGLNTIEGKVTDVPAKTRELATGARKVADANGEIAATGQRAATAVDDAVAAYEANRADLDARLEAQGLDEQQRADVLAIYDRGSAPLDRVDQRVGDVSGRLDELAAGADQVADGNEQLASAMPDLVAGISQAADGAGRLRTGATELRDGAAKLATGAGDLKKGLQDGVAQAPATDEELRDQIASTIADPVAIDSVSEAKASSYGAGLAPFFLALGAWIGGYVLFLLVRPISTRALAANQTPLRIALGGWLTPALIGAAQMVVVLVVVGLAVDITPVNWLGTLGFLLLTSATFIAIVHMLNALLGAPGQFLGLVLMVVQLVTAGGTFPWQTIPEPLHPLHHVLPMSYAVDGLRQLMYGGLSGRVVSDVLVLAAFLVGALLLTAYGARRQRVWTPKRVRPEIVL, encoded by the coding sequence ATGAACTCGCTGCGTATCGCTCTGACCGAGCTGCGCCGGATCACGGCCGGCCGGCTGGCGAAGCTCGTCATCGTCGCGCTGGTGGTCGTGCCCACGCTCTACGCCGGGCTCTACCTCTACGCCAACCACGATCCGTACGCTCACTTCGACGAGCTCCCGGCGGCGCTGATCGTCGAGGACACCGGCGCCACCACGACCGACGGCACCGAGATCGAGGCCGGTCGTGATGTCGCCGACAAGCTCCTGAAGTCCGGCGACTTCGACTGGTCCGAGACCTCGGCGGCCGAGGCGGAGGCGGACATCCGCGAGGGCGACTACTACTTCGCCCTGCGCATCCCAGAGGGGTTCTCCCGGACGCTGACCGGCGCGGAGCGGCTCGACCCGAAGCAGGCGCAGATCCAGGTCATCACCAACGACGCCAACTCCTACCTGTCCACGACGATCGCGACCAACGTCACCGACAAGGTCCGCGACGCCATCGCCAGCGAGGTCTCCGAGCAGGCGGCGGCCAACTTCCTGCTCGGCATCTCTGACCTCCGCTCGGGGCTGGTCAAGGCCGCCGACGGCGCCGCGAAGCTGGAGAAGGGCGCGGTCTCGCTCCGCGACGGCGCCGGGAAGCTGGCCACCGGAGCGGGCGAGCTCGAGGACGGTCTGAACACCATCGAGGGCAAGGTCACCGACGTGCCCGCCAAGACCCGTGAGCTCGCCACCGGCGCCCGGAAGGTCGCCGACGCCAACGGCGAGATCGCCGCCACCGGGCAGCGTGCGGCGACGGCTGTCGACGACGCGGTCGCCGCCTACGAGGCGAATCGGGCAGACCTCGACGCCCGCCTCGAGGCGCAGGGCCTGGACGAGCAGCAGCGAGCCGACGTGCTGGCGATCTACGACCGTGGATCCGCCCCGCTCGACCGCGTCGACCAGCGCGTCGGGGACGTCTCCGGTCGGCTCGACGAGCTGGCTGCCGGTGCCGACCAGGTCGCCGACGGCAACGAGCAGCTGGCCTCGGCGATGCCGGATCTGGTCGCCGGGATCTCCCAGGCTGCCGACGGAGCCGGTCGGCTGCGCACCGGGGCGACCGAGCTGCGTGACGGCGCCGCAAAGCTCGCCACCGGCGCCGGTGACCTGAAGAAGGGGCTGCAGGACGGCGTCGCGCAGGCGCCGGCGACCGACGAAGAGCTCCGTGACCAGATCGCCTCGACGATCGCCGACCCGGTCGCGATCGACTCCGTCTCCGAGGCCAAGGCGTCCTCCTACGGCGCCGGGCTGGCGCCGTTCTTCCTCGCCCTGGGAGCCTGGATCGGCGGGTACGTCCTCTTCCTGCTCGTCCGGCCGATCTCGACCCGCGCACTGGCCGCCAACCAGACGCCGTTGCGGATCGCCCTCGGTGGCTGGCTCACCCCGGCGCTCATCGGCGCCGCGCAGATGGTCGTCGTGCTCGTGGTCGTCGGTCTCGCCGTCGACATCACCCCGGTGAACTGGCTGGGCACCTTGGGCTTCCTGCTGCTCACCTCCGCGACCTTCATCGCGATCGTGCACATGCTCAACGCGCTCCTCGGGGCGCCGGGCCAGTTCCTCGGTCTCGTCCTGATGGTGGTCCAGCTCGTCACCGCCGGCGGGACGTTCCCCTGGCAGACGATCCCTGAGCCGTTGCACCCGCTTCACCACGTACTGCCGATGAGCTATGCCGTCGACGGCCTGCGGCAGCTGATGTACGGCGGCCTGTCCGGCCGGGTGGTCTCCGACGTCCTGGTCCTGGCCGCCTTCCTCGTCGGCGCCCTGCTGCTGACCGCCTACGGCGCCCGCCGGCAGCGGGTCTGGACGCCCAAACGGGTCAGGCCCGAGATCGTCCTCTGA
- a CDS encoding enoyl-CoA hydratase-related protein: MDTSTVTDYSDITYEVSERIATITLNRPQARNGYTLAMADDLNAALDRADRDEDVRVVVLTGAGSDFCVGADLSGGGFDVNEAVDDVSAWQEPAGRCSRRVFEMNKPVIAAMRGAAIGAGLTITLACDFRLGSTDSKFGFVFGRRGIFPEGGSAWHLPRLVGMTKAQDWMTSGRVFFAEEAQAAGLLTSTHAPTDVLDAAYELARDIRDNTAPVSVAVIRQMLNHLSGQPTPYLAHEVDSRLIAGLPTSADAVEGVMSFLEKRPPAFPTTVAEGLPSWLPWARPMEDSTP; encoded by the coding sequence ATGGACACGAGCACCGTCACCGACTACTCCGACATCACGTACGAGGTCTCCGAGCGGATCGCCACCATCACGCTCAACCGGCCCCAGGCCAGGAATGGCTACACGCTCGCCATGGCGGACGACCTCAACGCCGCCCTCGACCGCGCCGACCGTGACGAGGACGTCCGGGTGGTCGTGCTCACCGGAGCGGGCAGCGACTTCTGCGTCGGTGCCGACCTGTCCGGCGGCGGCTTCGACGTCAACGAGGCGGTCGACGACGTCAGCGCCTGGCAGGAACCAGCGGGACGATGCTCCCGGCGCGTCTTCGAGATGAACAAGCCGGTGATCGCGGCGATGCGCGGCGCCGCGATCGGCGCCGGACTGACGATCACGTTGGCGTGTGACTTCCGGCTCGGCTCCACGGATTCGAAGTTCGGGTTCGTCTTCGGCCGCCGTGGCATCTTCCCGGAAGGAGGTTCCGCCTGGCACCTCCCCCGCCTGGTCGGGATGACCAAGGCGCAGGACTGGATGACCAGCGGGCGCGTCTTCTTCGCCGAAGAGGCCCAGGCAGCCGGCCTGCTGACCTCCACTCACGCGCCGACCGACGTCCTCGATGCGGCGTACGAGCTCGCCCGCGACATCCGGGACAACACCGCGCCGGTCTCGGTCGCCGTGATCCGGCAGATGCTCAACCATCTGAGCGGACAGCCGACTCCATACCTGGCCCATGAGGTGGATTCCCGGCTCATCGCGGGCCTGCCGACCAGTGCAGATGCGGTCGAGGGGGTGATGTCGTTCCTGGAGAAGCGTCCGCCCGCTTTCCCGACGACGGTCGCGGAGGGACTGCCCTCGTGGCTGCCGTGGGCGCGACCGATGGAAGACTCGACCCCATGA
- a CDS encoding SRPBCC family protein codes for MSVDVMVETTIRRSPAEVSAYAGDPGHAPTWYANIRSVEWRTEPPMRVGSRMDFVAQFLGRRLAYTYEVVEWEPGERLVMRTADGPFPMETTYTWEPDDGDGTRMTLRNRGNPSGFARIAGPVMERAMRRATTKDLARLKEILEG; via the coding sequence ATGAGCGTGGACGTGATGGTGGAGACGACGATCAGGCGTTCGCCGGCCGAGGTGTCCGCGTACGCCGGCGACCCGGGCCATGCCCCGACCTGGTACGCCAACATCCGCTCCGTCGAGTGGCGCACCGAGCCGCCGATGCGGGTGGGGTCGCGGATGGACTTCGTGGCCCAGTTCCTCGGTCGCCGGCTGGCCTACACCTACGAGGTGGTCGAGTGGGAGCCGGGGGAGCGGCTGGTGATGCGTACGGCGGACGGACCGTTCCCGATGGAGACGACCTACACGTGGGAGCCGGATGACGGAGATGGCACCCGGATGACGCTGCGCAACCGCGGCAACCCCTCCGGCTTCGCCCGTATCGCCGGGCCGGTGATGGAGCGAGCGATGCGGCGCGCGACGACGAAAGACCTGGCCAGGCTCAAGGAGATCCTCGAGGGCTGA
- a CDS encoding alpha/beta hydrolase: MNTNVFTRRGPRPTASLGTGDADGGAIGARGWAMRLVVVATGLVVLAVGVGLVPRHYTHEGLSPLAVSGFILLTIGLVASVWAAIRILAATRRRWWAPIVASMLVATYLVLWTLGQAVAASYAPRPALGERTPADLGLAYRDVTFPSSDGTDLAGWYLPTRNGAGVVLMHGAGSTRSGVLEHAAVLAEHGYGVLLFDARGHGESAGRAMDFGWYGESDASGAVDFLTQQRGVSPARIGLLGVSMGGEEAIGTAGVDERVAAVVAEGATSRVAADKGYLDAYGARGELQQNIDRVTYWLTGRLTDAPEPSSLRRSVSTATTRPDPTSFLLITAGEVPDEGHAADYVADSSTDAVQTWAVPGAGHTQGLQEAPAAWEERVITFLADSLEGTAG, from the coding sequence ATGAACACCAACGTGTTCACCCGCCGCGGACCCCGGCCCACGGCGTCCCTGGGGACCGGGGATGCGGATGGCGGTGCGATCGGGGCACGCGGGTGGGCGATGCGGCTGGTCGTGGTGGCCACCGGACTGGTGGTGCTCGCGGTGGGGGTCGGGCTGGTACCTCGTCACTACACCCACGAGGGTCTCAGCCCGCTGGCCGTCTCGGGCTTCATTCTGCTGACCATCGGCCTGGTCGCGTCGGTATGGGCGGCGATCCGCATCCTGGCCGCGACCCGGCGCCGGTGGTGGGCACCGATCGTCGCCTCGATGTTGGTCGCGACCTACCTGGTTCTCTGGACGCTCGGCCAGGCGGTGGCCGCGTCATACGCACCGCGACCGGCTCTGGGAGAGAGGACCCCGGCAGACTTGGGCCTCGCCTACCGAGACGTCACATTTCCCAGCAGTGACGGCACGGATTTGGCCGGCTGGTACCTCCCCACCCGCAACGGAGCCGGCGTCGTCCTCATGCACGGAGCCGGGTCGACCCGGTCCGGGGTGTTGGAACATGCGGCGGTGCTTGCCGAGCACGGCTACGGGGTCTTGCTCTTCGACGCGCGCGGCCACGGGGAGAGCGCGGGCCGCGCCATGGACTTCGGCTGGTACGGGGAGTCGGACGCATCCGGAGCAGTCGACTTCCTGACCCAGCAGCGCGGTGTGTCACCGGCGCGCATCGGACTCCTCGGCGTGTCCATGGGTGGCGAAGAGGCCATCGGCACCGCCGGAGTCGACGAGCGGGTCGCTGCCGTGGTGGCCGAGGGGGCCACCAGCCGGGTCGCAGCCGACAAGGGCTACCTCGATGCGTACGGCGCTCGTGGAGAGTTGCAGCAAAACATCGACCGAGTCACCTACTGGCTCACCGGACGGCTGACGGATGCTCCCGAGCCCAGCTCCTTGCGGCGATCCGTGTCGACAGCCACCACACGACCCGACCCCACCAGCTTCCTGCTCATCACGGCCGGTGAGGTGCCGGACGAAGGACACGCAGCCGACTACGTGGCGGATTCGAGCACCGACGCAGTCCAGACGTGGGCCGTTCCCGGCGCGGGGCACACACAAGGACTGCAGGAAGCACCCGCCGCGTGGGAGGAACGAGTGATCACCTTCCTCGCCGACTCTTTGGAAGGCACGGCAGGATGA